A region from the Engraulis encrasicolus isolate BLACKSEA-1 chromosome 18, IST_EnEncr_1.0, whole genome shotgun sequence genome encodes:
- the adat2 gene encoding tRNA-specific adenosine deaminase 2 isoform X2 — protein sequence MRTPNLSSEVKIQEFSPPNLADVERWMAAAFDLATEALQNGEVPVGCLLVYRDNVLGKGRNEVNDTRNATRHAEMVTFDQVLEWCHSNNRDVKEVCSQSTLYVTVEPCIMCSTALRLMNIPLIVYGCGNERFGGCGSVLDVASDGELHTGSSFKCISGHQAEEAVEILKRFYKQENPNAPRCKVRKV from the exons ATGAGAACACCAAACTTGAGCAGTGAAGTCAAGATACAAGAATTTTCTCCCCCTAACTTGGCTGATGTTGAGCGGTGGATGGCAGCCGCTTTTGATTTG GCTACTGAAGCTTTGCAAAATGGAGAAGTGCCTGTTGGCTGCCTCCTGGTCTACAGAGACAATGTTCTTGGCAAAGGAAGGAATGAAGTAAACGACACGAGAAAT GCCACTCGACATGCTGAGATGGTGACATTTGATCAAGTGTTGGAGTGGTGTCATTCAAACAATCGTGATGTAAAGGAAGTCTGTTCACAAAGCACCCTCTACGTGACTGTGGAGCCCTGCATCATGTGCTCCACTGCTCTGCGCTTGATGA ATATCCCACTGATTGTGTATGGCTGCGGGAATGAAAGGTTTGGAGGCTGTGGCTCTGTTCTGGATGTTGCCTCAGATGGTGAGCTGCACACTGGCTCATCATTTAAG TGCATATCTGGCCATCAAGCAGAGGAGGCCGTCGAAATACTGAAACGATTTTACAAGCAAGAGAATCCAAATG CTCCCAGGTGTAAAGTGAGGAAAGTGTAG